In a genomic window of Primulina huaijiensis isolate GDHJ02 chromosome 10, ASM1229523v2, whole genome shotgun sequence:
- the LOC140986122 gene encoding probable phospholipid-transporting ATPase 8, which translates to MRDLRKMAGGSGKGIRFSRLYSFSCLKSKFRDEHSQIGGKGYSRVVYCNDPDNPEQLQLRYRSNYVSTTKYTAFNFFPKSLFEQFRRVANIYFLAVACVSFSPLAPYSATSILAPLVVVIGVTMAKEALEDWRRMKQDIEANNRKVKVYDRSNTFQDTRWKNLRVGNLVKVYKDEYFPADLLLISSSYEDGICYVETTNLDGETNLKVKHALDVTSSLRDDDYYKKFKAIIKCEDPNEDLYSFIGTMWYDGLQHPLSLQQILVRDSKLRNTEYVYGAVVFTGHDTKVMQNAIDPPSKRSKIERKMDKIVYILFSLLVSVSFMGSFFFGITTKNDIHDGKVQRWYLQPEHTTVFYDPKRAALAAFFHFLTGLMLYGYLIPISLYVSIEMVKVLQGIFINQDQDMYYEETDNLAHARTSNLNEELGQVDTILSDKTGTLTCNSMDFVKCSIAGTAYGLGVTEVERALAKRKVDAKHNITNSSSNIQMSTDDVTDLGKSIKGFNFKDDRIMNGGWVNEPHADVIQKFFRVLALCHTAIPEVNQETGEIDYEAESPDEAAFVIAARELGFEFFERTQSSISLHELDYGKGRKTDRSYELLHVLEFSSARKRMSVIVKNAENQLLLLSKGADSAMFERLSRKAKDFEAKTREHIKRYAEAGLRTLVVAYRELSEDEFRSWEEEFLDAKASVNADRGALVDAATDKIERDLILLGATAVEDKLQNGVPQCIEKLANAGIKIWVITGDKMETAINIGYACGLLREDMKQIVITLDSPEISDLEKQGDENEATKASSESITEQIRKGKSQLCSGGSSTTFGLIIDGKSLSFALSSNLEGAFLDLAVHCASVICCRSTPKQKALVTRLVKKGTGKTTLAIGDGANDVGMLQEADIGVGISGVEGMQAAMSSDFTVAQFCFLERLLLVHGHWCYRRISMMICYFFYKNIAFGFTLFWFEARASFSGQPAYNDWYMSFYNVFFTSLPVIALGVFDQDVSARLCLKHPQLYEEGVHDILFSWPRILGWMLNGIISSMIIFFFTTNSILHQAFRRDGSVVDFEVLGVLMYTCVVWTVNCQMALSINYFTWIQHFFIWGSIAFWYIFLVIYGSLSPVVSTTAFRVLVEACAPSPFYWLATLLVVVSTLLPYILYRTLQVEFNPMIHDRIQRSGMGGSGNESPGDLSIQHSGKMGSVKDKSRYRDSLLVKQ; encoded by the exons ATGCGTGACTTAAGGAAAATGGCTGGTGGTAGTGGAAAAGGGATTCGTTTTAGCAGGCTTTACTCATTTTCATGTCTCAAATCTAAGTTTAGAGACGAGCATAGTCAAATTGGGGGAAAGGGTTATTCCAGGGTTGTGTATTGTAATGATCCTGATAATCCAGAGCAGCTCCAGCTTAGGTACAGGAGTAATTATGTTTCTACGACAAAGTACACCgcctttaatttttttcccaagtCATTGTTTGAGCAGTTCAGGAGGgttgcaaatatatattttcttgctGTAGCTTGTGTATCTTTTAGTCCGTTAGCACCTTACAGTGCTACAAGTATTCTTGCACCTTTGGTCGTGGTAATTGGAGTGACAATGGCGAAAGAAGCCTTGGAAGATTGGAGGCGTATGAAACAG gatATAGAGGCCAATAACCGCAAGGTCAAAGTTTATGATAGAAGCAATACTTTTCAAGATACCAGATGGAAGAATTTACGAGTTGGCAATCTTGTAAAGGTGTACAAGGATGAATATTTCCCTGCAGATCTGCTTCTTATTTCATCAAGCTATGAGGACGGGATTTGTTATGTTGAGACAACAAATTTAGATGGAGAGACTAATCTCAAGGTGAAGCATGCTCTTGATGTTACATCCTCCTTGCGTGATGATGACTACTATAAAAAATTCAAGGCaattattaagtgtgaggacCCAAACGAGGATCTTTATTCATTCATCGGAACCATGTGGTACGATGGTCTGCAGCATCCCCTTTCTCTGCAACAGATTCTTGTGCGAGATTCTAAACTTCGAAATACTGAGTACGTGTACGGTGCGGTTGTGTTTACTGGTCATGACACTAAAGTCATGCAGAATGCTATAGATCCTCCTTCTAAGAGGAGTAAgattgagagaaaaatggatAAGATAGTGTACATCCTTTTTAGTCTATTGGTTTCAGTATCTTTTATGGGATCTTTCTTTTTTGGAATCACAACCAAGAATGACATTCATGATGGAAAAGTGCAGAGATGGTATCTCCAACCAGAACATACCACCGTGTTTTATGATCCGAAACGAGCGGCACTGGCTgctttttttcatttcttgactGGGCTTATGTTGTATGGATATCTGATACCAATATCCCTGTATGTATCTATTGAGATGGTAAAAGTTCTACAGGGCATATTTATAAATCAGGATCAAGATATGTATTATGAGGAAACCGACAACCTAGCGCACGCAAGGACTTCTAATTTGAATGAGGAACTTGGACAAGTAGATACTATCCTTTCTGATAAAACGGGTACTTTGACGTGCAACTCAATGGATTTTGTTAAATGCTCAATAGCTGGCACAGCATATGGCCTCGGTGTGACAGAGGTAGAAAGAGCCCTAGCGAAGAGAAAAGTTGATGCAAAGCATAACATCACAAATTCTTCCTCCAATATACAAATGTCTACTGATGACGTCACAGATTTGGGAAAATCAATAAAAGGTTTCAATTTCAAAGATGACCGCATTATGAATGGTGGATGGGTTAATGAGCCTCATGCAGATGTGATACAAAAGTTCTTTAGAGTGCTAGCACTCTGCCATACAGCCATTCCCGAGGTGAATCAAGAAACTGGTGAAATTGATTACGAAGCTGAGTCGCCAGATGAAGCTGCCTTTGTTATTGCTGCTAGAGAGCTTGGCTTTGAGTTCTTCGAAAGAACCCAATCTAGTATCTCTTTGCATGAACTAGATTATGGAAAAGGCAGAAAAACTGACAG GTCCTATGAGCTTCTTCACGTCTTAGAGTTCAGTAGTGCCAGAAAAAGGATGTCTGTGATCGTTAAGAATGCTGAAAATCAGTTACTGCTCCTCTCCAAGGGTGCAGACAG TGCAATGTTTGAACGGCTCTCTAGAAAAGCAAAAGATTTTGAAGCTAAGACAAGGGAACATATCAAAAGATATGCTGAAGCAGGTTTACGAACTCTGGTCGTTGCATACCGTGAACTTAGTGAAGATGAGTTTAGGTCATGGGAAGAAGAGTTTCTGGATGCCAAGGCATCTGTAAATGCTGATAGAGGTGCATTGGTGGATGCAGCCACTGATAAGATTGAAAGAGACTTAATTCTCCTTGGAGCTACTGCAGTCGAGGACAAGCTACAAAATGGG GTTCCACAATGCATCGAGAAACTTGCAAATGCAGGAATCAAGATTTGGGTCATAACAGGAGATAAGATGGAGACAGCAATAAATATTGG ATATGCTTGTGGCTTGCTGAGAGAGGACATGAAGCAGATTGTGATCACTTTAGACTCCCCAGAAATTAGTGATCTAGAAAAACAAGGGGACGAGAATGAAGCTACGAAG GCTTCGAGTGAAAGCATTACAGAGCAAATTAGGAAAGGAAAATCTCAGCTATGTTCGGGAGGCAGTTCGACTACCTTTGGTCTGATAATTGATGGAAAGTCATTATCTTTTGCTCTCAGCTCGAATCTGGAGGGGGCATTTTTGGATCTAGCGGTTCATTGTGCATCTGTTATATGCTGTCGCTCCACACCTAAACAGAAAGCCCTT GTTACAAGGTTGGTTAAAAAGGGTACAGGTAAAACAACACTAGCAATTGGTGATGGGGCAAATGATGTAGGCATGCTTCAAGAAGCTGATATTGGGGTTGGCATCAGCGGCGTTGAAGGAATGCAG GCTGCAATGTCGAGTGATTTTACGGTAGCGCAGTTCTGTTTCTTGGAACGCCTGTTGTTGGTTCATGGCCACTGGTGCTACAGACGAATATCTATGATG ATATGCTACTTCTTTTACAAGAACATTGCCTTTGGGTTCACCCTATTCTGGTTTGAGGCTCGGGCTTCCTTCTCCGGCCAACCTGCCTATAATGATTGGTACATGTCATTCTACAACGTTTTCTTCACTTCACTCCCTGTGATTGCTCTTGGTGTTTTTGACCAGGATGTTTCCGCACGACTGTGTCTGAAG CATCCTCAATTATACGAAGAGGGAGTTCATGATATTCTCTTCAGTTGGCCGCGCATACTTGGTTGGATGCTAAATGGTATCATTAGTTCCATGATTATCTTCTTCTTCACAACTAACTCTATCCTACATCAAGCCTTTCGTAGAGATGGCAGCgttgttgattttgaagttcTCGGTGTTCTTATGTATACATGTGTGGTTTGGACGGTGAACTGTCAAATGGCCCTATCTATCAACTACTTTACATGGATTCAACACTTCTTCATCTGGGGCAGCATTGCCTTTTGGTACATTTTTTTAGTCATATATGGTTCGCTTTCTCCTGTAGTATCTACAACTGCATTCCGAGTTCTCGTTGAAGCCTGTGCCCCTAGTCCATTCTACTGGCTGGCAACCCTTCTTGTCGTTGTCTCTACTCTGTTACCATATATATTGTACAGAACTTTACAGGTTGAGTTTAATCCTATGATCCATGACAGAATTCAAAGGAGTGGAATGGGAGGGTCCGGGAATGAATCGCCCGGGGATTTGTCAATCCAACACTCAGGAAAGATGGGTAGTGTAAAGGATAAATCAAGATATAGAGACTCATTGTTAGTTAAACAGTGA